A window of the Cicer arietinum cultivar CDC Frontier isolate Library 1 chromosome 6, Cicar.CDCFrontier_v2.0, whole genome shotgun sequence genome harbors these coding sequences:
- the LOC101504188 gene encoding probable inositol transporter 2, producing the protein MEGGVPEADISAFRECMSLSWKNPYVLRLAFSAGIGGLLFGYDTGVISGALLYIRDDFKAVDTKIWLQSAIVSTALAGAVIGAAVGGWINDRFGRKISIVTADTLFFIGSVIMAAAPSPAVLIVGRVFVGLGVGMASMASPLYISEASPARVRGALVSLNSFLITAGQFLSYLINLAFTKAPGTWRWMLGVAAAPAVIQLLLMFWLPESPRWLFRKGKEEEGKAILRKIYPPDEVEAEIQALQESVSMELKEAEASGKINLITLLKTTSVRRGLYAGMGLQIFQQFVGINTVMYFSPTIVQLAGFASNQTALLLSLITAGLNAFGSILSIYFIDKTGRKKLALISLGGVVLSLALLTVTFRQTETHSPIISPIETSHFNATCPSFSTTMNHGGGWDCMKCLKASPKCGFCASQPNKLLPGACLISNDNAKDQCHKGHRAWYTQGCPSKWGWLALIGLAMYIIFFSPGMGTVPWVVNSEIYPLRYRGICGGMASTTVWVSNLIVSQSFLSLTQVLGIAWTFMLFGFVAFIAIFFVIVFVPETKGVPMEEVEKMLEQRTLQFKFWNKRVDSQKG; encoded by the exons ATGGAAGGTGGTGTACCGGAGGCTGATATATCTGCTTTCAGAGAATGCATGTCTCTTTCATGGAAAAATCCTTATGTTCTTCGTCTTGCTTTTTCTGCTGGTATTGGTGGCCTTCTCTTTGGCTACGACACTG GGGTCATATCTGGGGCTCTTTTGTATATCAGAGATGATTTCAAAGCTGTTGATACCAAAATTTGGCTTCAG TCAGCCATAGTGAGTACTGCACTAGCTGGAGCAGTGATAGGTGCTGCAGTTGGTGGATGGATTAACGATCGATTCggaagaaaaatatcaatcgtTACAGCAGATACTCTGTTTTTTATTGGTTCTGTTATCATGGCTGCTGCACCCTCTCCTGCTGTTCTCATCGTCGGACGTGTTTTCGTTGGTCTTGGTGTTGGAATGGCTTCCATGGCTTCTCCCTTATACATCTCTGAAGCTTCTCCCGCTAGAGTTCGTGGTGCTCTTGTTAGTCTCAATAGTTTTCTCATCACTGCTGGACAGTTTCTCTCTTATCTCATCAACTTGGCTTTTACTAAGGCTCCTGGTACTTGGAGGTGGATGCTTGGTGTTGCTGCAGCACCTGCTGTCATACAATTGTTACTTATGTTTTGGCTCCCTGAATCACCTCGTTGGTTGTTCCGCAAG GGAAAGGAGGAAGAAGGAAAAGCAATTCTGAGAAAGATTTACCCGCCTGATGAGGTTGAAGCTGAAATCCAAGCACTACAAGAATCAGTTTCCATGGAACTCAAAGAAGCTGAAGCTTCTGGAAAGATCAACCTCATTACACTTCTGAAAACCACAAGTGTGAGAAGAGGTTTGTATGCAGGAATGGGCCTTCAAATCTTCCAACAGTTTGTGGGAATAAATACTGTTATGTACTTCAGTCCCACCATTGTTCAGTTAGCAGGTTTCGCATCCAATCAAACAGCACTTCTTCTGTCTTTGATCACTGCTGGGCTGAATGCATTCGGTTCGATATtgagtatatattttattgataaaactGGGAGAAAGAAGCTTGCTTTAATCAGTTTGGGTGGTGTTGTTTTATCCTTAGCACTTCTTACTGTCACTTTTAGACAGACTGAAACTCATTCTCCAATCATTAGTCCAATAGAAACCTCTCATTTTAATGCCACGTGTCCTAGTTTCAGCACAACTATGAATCATGGTGGTGGATGGGATTGCATGAAGTGCTTAAAGGCTTCACCAAAATGTGGTTTTTGTGCATCTCAACCTAACAAG CTTTTACCAGGGGCATGTTTGATCTCCAATGACAATGCAAAGGATCAATGCCATAAAGGACATAGGGCATGGTACACTCAAGGGTGTCCTAGCAAATGGGGTTGGCTTGCACTAATTGGCTTGGCAATGTATATCATATTCTTCTCACCAGGTATGGGAACTGTTCCATGGGTTGTGAACTCTGAGATATATCCTTTAAGGTATAGAGGAATCTGTGGAGGAATGGCTTCTACAACTGTTTGGGTTTCAAATCTCATTGTTTCTCAGTCCTTTTTGTCCTTGACACAAGTTCTTGGGATTGCATGGACATTCATGTTGTTTGGATTTGTTGCTTTCATAGCAATCTTCTTTGTCATTGTTTTCGTACCGGAAACTAAGGGAGTTCCAATGGAGGAAGTTGAGAAGATGCTTGAACAGAGGACTCTGCAGTTCAAGTTTTGGAACAAGAGAGTTGACTCTCAAAAGGGTTGA
- the LOC101504518 gene encoding uncharacterized protein, translating into MEEDEIQVQSQNQSCKFPRVGNNRNDQEEDLEDGSMRRVGGCDGNTNRLNNWHHSSRIIRVSRASGGKDRHSKVMTSKGLRDRRVRLSVTTAIQFYDLQDRLGYDQPSKAVEWLIKSASDAISELPSLNNTFPNDDDTNQLLQPSSEQQQGLDSADAEMIENGENNNYHQNQNNQNNLCLSKSGCSSTSETSKGSGLSLSRCDIRVSRVKARARARERTAKEKEKENNECSHHHQQQQQHQISQTASFTELLTGGINNAVANSPRGSSIDEADLFNKARQQQWNSAAPMDHYFNSVLLGPSSSSSSRTHHQSLSQIQLGHSLHEQHHQSMSFSNNSGENQNHQMQQQQQQHQFSFIPDNNDYNLNFKISSSLGLAGYNRGTLQSNSLSHLQRFSVSPIDHGSNVVVPFFMGGGGGGGASSATTASPSPSDATPTMENNHQIHHHHHQFSSVFDGSRLQLYSDHKGKPKN; encoded by the coding sequence ATGGAGGAGGATGAGATTCAAGTTCAATCACAAAACCAGTCATGTAAATTTCCAAGAGTTGGAAACAACAGAAATGATCAAGAAGAAGATTTAGAAGATGGATCAATGAGAAGAGTAGGAGGATGTGATGGAAACACAAACAGATTAAATAATTGGCATCATTCATCAAGAATCATAAGGGTTTCAAGAGCTTCTGGTGGAAAAGATAGACACAGCAAAGTAATGACTTCAAAAGGTTTAAGAGACAGAAGGGTTAGACTTTCTGTAACAACAGCTATTCAATTCTATGATCTTCAAGATAGGTTGGGTTATGACCAACCAAGTAAAGCTGTTGAATGGTTGATTAAATCAGCTTCTGATGCTATTTCTGAATTACCTTCACTCAATAACACATTCCCTAATGATGATGATACTAATCAACTACTACAACCAAGTAGTGAACAACAACAAGGTCTTGATTCAGCTGATGCAGAAATGATTGAGAATGGTGAAAACAACAACTATCATCAGAATCAAAACAACCAGAACAATCTTTGTTTGTCTAAATCTGGTTGTAGTAGTACTTCTGAAACAAGTAAAGGTTCTGGTTTGTCTTTGTCAAGGTGTGATATTCGTGTGAGTCGTGTTAAGGCTAGAGCAAGAGCAAGAGAAAGAACAGctaaagaaaaggaaaaagagaACAATGAGTGTTCtcatcatcatcaacaacaacaacaacatcaaatttctCAAACAGCTTCATTCACTGAACTACTTACTGGTGGAATCAACAATGCAGTTGCAAATAGTCCAAGAGGGTCATCAATTGATGAAGCTGATCTTTTCAACAAAGCAAGACAACAACAATGGAATTCAGCAGCACCAATGGATCATTACTTTAATTCAGTACTTCTTGgaccttcttcttcttcatcatcaagAACACATCATCAATCTTTGTCACAAATCCAATTAGGACATTCACTTCATGAACAACATCATCAATCAATGTCATTCAGCAATAATAGTGGTGAAAATCAGAATCATCAGatgcagcagcagcagcagcagcatcAATTTTCATTCATACCAGATAATAATGATTACAATCTGAACTTTAAAATATCTTCTTCTTTGGGCCTTGCTGGTTACAATAGGGGGACCCTTCAGTCCAATTCTCTGTCTCATCTTCAGAGGTTTTCAGTTTCACCTATAGATCATGGATCCAATGTAGTAGTACCTTTTTTCATGggtggaggaggaggaggaggtgCTTCTTCTGCTACTACTGCTTCACCTTCACCTTCAGATGCTACTCCTACAATGGAGAATAATCATCagattcatcatcatcatcatcagtTTTCATCTGTTTTTGATGGTAGCCGTTTGCAGCTATATTCAGATCACAAAGGGAAACCCAAAAACTGA